In Arachis stenosperma cultivar V10309 chromosome 1, arast.V10309.gnm1.PFL2, whole genome shotgun sequence, one DNA window encodes the following:
- the LOC130967727 gene encoding adagio protein 1 isoform X1: protein MEWDSNSDLSGEEEEEGAFDFTHADADDCPLPFPVENLLLQTAPCGVVVTDALEPDHPIIYVNTVFEIVTGYRAEEVLGRNCRFLQCRGPFAKRRHPLVESTVISEIRRCLEEGIEFQGELLNFRKDGSPLMNRLRLTPIYGDDETITHVIGIQFFTEANIDLGPLHGSSLKESTKSSDRFHSVPSSFHPLPPGERNVSRGVCGIFQLSDEVLSLKILACLTPRDIASVSSVCRRLYELTKNEDLWRMVCQNAWGSETTRVLETVPGARRLGWGRLARELTTLEAAAWRKLTVGGAVEPSRCNFSACAVGNRVVLFGGEGVNMQPMNDTFVLDLNSNNPEWQHVQVSSPPPGRWGHTISCVNGSNLVVFGGCGRQGLLNDVFVLDLDAKPPTWREISGLAPPLPRSWHSSCTLDGTKLIVSGGCADSGVLLSDTFLLDLSMEKPVWREIPVAWTPPSRLGHTLSVYGGRKILMFGGLAKSGPLRFRSSDVFTMDLSEEEPCWRCVTGSGMPGAGNPGGIAPPPRLDHVAVSLPGGRILIFGGSVAGLHSASQLYILDPTDEKPTWRILNVPGRPPRFAWGHSTCVVGGTRAIVLGGQTGEEWMLSELHELSLASSVL, encoded by the exons ATGGAGTGGGACAGCAACTCGGATCTGAGCggggaggaggaagaggagggaGCGTTCGACTTCACCCACGCCGACGCCGATGATTGCCCTCTCCCGTTTCCCGTCGAGAACCTTCTTCTGCAGACGGCGCCATGCGGAGTCGTCGTCACCGACGCACTCGAGCCTGACCACCCTATTATCTACGTCAACACCGTCTTTGAGATCGTCACCGGTTACCGCGCCGAGGAGGTTCTCGGTCGCAATTG CCGCTTCTTGCAATGTCGAGGTCCATTTGCCAAGAGAAGGCATCCATTGGTGGAATCAAcagtaatttcagaaattaGAAGATGCCTTGAGGAGGGGATCGAATTCCAAGGTGAGTTGCTGAACTTTAGGAAAGATGGATCTCCACTGATGAACAGATTGCGGCTGACGCCTATATATGGAGATGATGAGACTATAACACATGTAATTGGAATCCAGTTCTTCACAGAGGCAAACATTGATCTAGGTCCTCTTCATGGTTCTTCACTTAAAGAATCTACTAAGTCATCTGATCGATTTCATTCTGTGCCTTCCTCTTTTCATCCTCTTCCACCAGGAGAGCGAAATGTATCGCGTGGAGTGTGTGGGATATTCCAGTTGAGTGATGAGGTACTGTCTCTGAAGATACTTGcttgtttaactccaagagataTTGCATCAGTTAGCTCTGTCTGTAGGAGATTGTATGAGCTGACAAAAAATGAAGACCTTTGGAGAATGGTGTGCCAAAATGCATGGGGCAGTGAGACTACACGTGTTTTAGAGACTGTGCCTGGTGCGAGGAGGCTTGGATGGGGTCGGTTGGCAAGGGAATTGACCACCCTTGAAGCAGCAGCATGGAGGAAGTTGACTGTTGGAGGTGCTGTTGAACCCTCACGCTGTAATTTCAGTGCTTGTGCTGTGGGCAATAGAGTAGTCCTGTTTGGTGGTGAAGGAGTTAACATGCAGCCTATGAATGACACCTTTGTATTGGATCTCAATTCTAATAATCCCGAGTGGCAACACGTCCAGGTAAGCTCTCCTCCTCCTGGTCGATGGGGCCACACCATTTCTTGTGTCAATGGTTCTAATTTGGTTGTATTTGGAGGATGTGGAAGGCAGGGCCTGCTCAACGATGTGTTTGTTCTGGACCTGGACGCAAAGCCTCCAACTTGGCGTGAAATTTCTGGATTGGCACCGCCCCTTCCAAGGTCGTGGCATAGCTCCTGTACTCTTGATGGTACTAAGTTGATTGTTTCTGGAGGCTGTGCAGACTCTGGAGTGTTATTGAGTGATACTTTCCTCCTTGATTTGTCCATGGAGAAGCCTGTCTGGAGAGAGATACCAGTGGCATGGACTCCACCTTCTCGACTGGGCCACACATTGTCTGTTTATGGTGGTAGGAAAATACTAATGTTTGGAGGTCTGGCTAAGAGCGGACCCTTACGTTTTCGTTCCAGTGATGTATTCACTATGGATCTAAGTGAGGAGGAGCCTTGTTGGAGATGTGTAACAGGGAGTGGAATGCCTGGTGCCGGAAATCCCGGGGGCATAGCTCCTCCTCCTAGACTTGATCATGTGGCTGTCAGTCTTCCAGGTGGGAGAATTCTGATATTTGGTGGGTCTGTTGCAGGTCTTCATTCTGCCTCCCAGCTTTATATTCTTGACCCAACCGATGAGAAGCCCACATGGAGGATTCTAAACGTACCTGGTCGCCCTCCGAGATTTGCTTGGGGACACAGTACATGCGTTGTTGGAGGGACAAGAGCTATTGTATTGGGTGGTCAAACCGGGGAGGAATGGATGCTAAGTGAGCTCCATGAACTTTCGCTTGCGAGTTCCGTCCTATAG
- the LOC130967727 gene encoding adagio protein 1 isoform X2, whose translation MEWDSNSDLSGEEEEEGAFDFTHADADDCPLPFPVENLLLQTAPCGVVVTDALEPDHPIIYVNTVFEIVTGYRAEEVLGRNCRFLQCRGPFAKRRHPLVESTVISEIRRCLEEGIEFQGELLNFRKDGSPLMNRLRLTPIYGDDETITHVIGIQFFTEANIDLGPLHGSSLKESTKSSDRFHSVPSSFHPLPPGERNVSRGVCGIFQLSDEVLSLKILACLTPRDIASVSSVCRRLYELTKNEDLWRMVCQNAWGSETTRVLETVPGARRLGWGRLARELTTLEAAAWRKLTVGGAVEPSRCNFSACAVGNRVVLFGGEGVNMQPMNDTFVLDLNSNNPEWQHVQGLLNDVFVLDLDAKPPTWREISGLAPPLPRSWHSSCTLDGTKLIVSGGCADSGVLLSDTFLLDLSMEKPVWREIPVAWTPPSRLGHTLSVYGGRKILMFGGLAKSGPLRFRSSDVFTMDLSEEEPCWRCVTGSGMPGAGNPGGIAPPPRLDHVAVSLPGGRILIFGGSVAGLHSASQLYILDPTDEKPTWRILNVPGRPPRFAWGHSTCVVGGTRAIVLGGQTGEEWMLSELHELSLASSVL comes from the exons ATGGAGTGGGACAGCAACTCGGATCTGAGCggggaggaggaagaggagggaGCGTTCGACTTCACCCACGCCGACGCCGATGATTGCCCTCTCCCGTTTCCCGTCGAGAACCTTCTTCTGCAGACGGCGCCATGCGGAGTCGTCGTCACCGACGCACTCGAGCCTGACCACCCTATTATCTACGTCAACACCGTCTTTGAGATCGTCACCGGTTACCGCGCCGAGGAGGTTCTCGGTCGCAATTG CCGCTTCTTGCAATGTCGAGGTCCATTTGCCAAGAGAAGGCATCCATTGGTGGAATCAAcagtaatttcagaaattaGAAGATGCCTTGAGGAGGGGATCGAATTCCAAGGTGAGTTGCTGAACTTTAGGAAAGATGGATCTCCACTGATGAACAGATTGCGGCTGACGCCTATATATGGAGATGATGAGACTATAACACATGTAATTGGAATCCAGTTCTTCACAGAGGCAAACATTGATCTAGGTCCTCTTCATGGTTCTTCACTTAAAGAATCTACTAAGTCATCTGATCGATTTCATTCTGTGCCTTCCTCTTTTCATCCTCTTCCACCAGGAGAGCGAAATGTATCGCGTGGAGTGTGTGGGATATTCCAGTTGAGTGATGAGGTACTGTCTCTGAAGATACTTGcttgtttaactccaagagataTTGCATCAGTTAGCTCTGTCTGTAGGAGATTGTATGAGCTGACAAAAAATGAAGACCTTTGGAGAATGGTGTGCCAAAATGCATGGGGCAGTGAGACTACACGTGTTTTAGAGACTGTGCCTGGTGCGAGGAGGCTTGGATGGGGTCGGTTGGCAAGGGAATTGACCACCCTTGAAGCAGCAGCATGGAGGAAGTTGACTGTTGGAGGTGCTGTTGAACCCTCACGCTGTAATTTCAGTGCTTGTGCTGTGGGCAATAGAGTAGTCCTGTTTGGTGGTGAAGGAGTTAACATGCAGCCTATGAATGACACCTTTGTATTGGATCTCAATTCTAATAATCCCGAGTGGCAACACGTCCAG GGCCTGCTCAACGATGTGTTTGTTCTGGACCTGGACGCAAAGCCTCCAACTTGGCGTGAAATTTCTGGATTGGCACCGCCCCTTCCAAGGTCGTGGCATAGCTCCTGTACTCTTGATGGTACTAAGTTGATTGTTTCTGGAGGCTGTGCAGACTCTGGAGTGTTATTGAGTGATACTTTCCTCCTTGATTTGTCCATGGAGAAGCCTGTCTGGAGAGAGATACCAGTGGCATGGACTCCACCTTCTCGACTGGGCCACACATTGTCTGTTTATGGTGGTAGGAAAATACTAATGTTTGGAGGTCTGGCTAAGAGCGGACCCTTACGTTTTCGTTCCAGTGATGTATTCACTATGGATCTAAGTGAGGAGGAGCCTTGTTGGAGATGTGTAACAGGGAGTGGAATGCCTGGTGCCGGAAATCCCGGGGGCATAGCTCCTCCTCCTAGACTTGATCATGTGGCTGTCAGTCTTCCAGGTGGGAGAATTCTGATATTTGGTGGGTCTGTTGCAGGTCTTCATTCTGCCTCCCAGCTTTATATTCTTGACCCAACCGATGAGAAGCCCACATGGAGGATTCTAAACGTACCTGGTCGCCCTCCGAGATTTGCTTGGGGACACAGTACATGCGTTGTTGGAGGGACAAGAGCTATTGTATTGGGTGGTCAAACCGGGGAGGAATGGATGCTAAGTGAGCTCCATGAACTTTCGCTTGCGAGTTCCGTCCTATAG
- the LOC130967743 gene encoding uncharacterized protein LOC130967743: MPPINAESTPPPVIGKIGPYTVFMTPPSTPKPAEPPVVLPPSPNKISPPPVQPPPPQIQKPVLSSEKSLSDGSVSGFFRNAVAKVQTAHSSLDDHLARWFGLNQSKYQWALDDYYESKGMEKGEKVKEISSKVQNV; this comes from the exons ATGCCTCCTATCAACGCAGAATCTACGCCGCCACCAGTCATCGGCAAAATCGGGCCTTACACCGTCTTCATGACACCGCCTTCTACTCCCAAGCCCGCCGAACCTCCCGTCGTCCTCCCACCTTCCCCCAACAAGATCTCCCCGCCTCCCGTTCAGCCTCCTCCGCCGCAGATTCAGAAGCCCGTTCTCTCCTCCGAGAAATCACTCTCCGACGGTTCCGTTTCTGGCTTCTTCAGGAATGCTGTCGCTAAGGTTCAAACTG CCCACTCAAGTCTAGATGATCATCTGGCGCGTTGGTTTGGGTTGAATCAGTCAAAGTATCAATGGGCCCTTGATGATTATTACGAGAGCAAGGGAATG gaaaaaggagaaaaagtaAAAGAGATCTCAAGCAAAGTGCAGAATGTATAA
- the LOC130942019 gene encoding uncharacterized protein LOC130942019, with amino-acid sequence MIRGGQNYVSSPPVFSNDGNRVLVCTGNTVSIFSSSTGLQVSSLEGHTAPVTSVVVVPATDILCYCWTSSFDGTVRYWDFSVPEMVKKLDLGMPIFSMVIPSFLGSSEENNAKTANVFAYVSVHDGKAWQIRKCSLTNYQKVGKLVLKETERLEPLIISPSGKFLGIKDKRKLHIWKLPRVESDLAVAKKITLHHTKTITVLAFHPTERTVAAGDVTGRILIWRGFGTQKFLNHSGSNNRISMNDGEDKNGVRQNDDAESCSAWHWHSAGVCLLSFSPDGAYLYSGGKEGVLVLWQLDSGKKKFLPRIGSPLLYFIESPDPSLSLISCADNQIHMLKTPSMEIIKSISGIKPPLSYQEICESFSGKAAFDCTSGLVAVQTENYGIQFYSLFANRGVYEVQVCERNHQPVDEVTVAVTLVELSGDGSIMGTVEIKLPEEGVGGLVSLKFWDLDSDTKRFSVSTVIYEPHRDAHISAIAFHPTRRMAVSSSYGGDFKIWVCKEGDIQQKGQALQNSGWMCHAVGSYKNKAMRAATFSADGSVLAVAADTVITLWDPDKNVLMAVVGETPTPIVSLAFAGKSEYLLSVSHGLKPQLSVWSMSKLAMAWSYRLQIEAVSSAIDSSYFAILALLPESNERAFKGNGIILLFNATDPIPVASMSVTKAKGGGLAFLKGDLSERAVIDGKTSQTLLVYINGDREYVIFDPYDKEGHKLSIIRQDVALEETGQFGYSSIYGELPKFDLQKDKAASVMSTASERPWETIFTGSTHMLPPLTKLCSVFLESLLEKRTALAE; translated from the exons atgattaggggaggcCAAAACTACGTGTCGTCGCCACCGGTGTTCTCGAACGACGGAAATCGTGTCCTCGTTTGCACCGGCAACACCGTCTCCATCTTCAGCAGCTCCACCGGCTTGCAGGTTTCTTCCTTGGAAGGTCACACTGCTCCTGTTACCTCCGTGGTCGTGGTGCCCGCCACTGACATCTTGTGCTACTGTTGGACCTCTTCTTTTGATGGAACCGTTCGCTATTGGGACTTCTCTGTTCCCGAGATGGTTAAGAAACTCGATTTGGGCATGCCCATTTTTTCCATG GTGATACCTTCATTTTTGGGCTCTTCAGAAGAAAACAATGCAAAGACAGCCAATGTTTTTGCGTATGTGTCTGTTCATGACGGAAAAGCTTGGCAGATCAGGAAGTGCAGTTTAACAAACTATCAGAAGGTTGGCAAACTTGTCTTGAAAGAG ACAGAACGACTAGAACCGTTGATCATTAGTCCCTCAGGAAAATTTTTGGGTATAAAAGACAAGCGCAAGCTTCATATTTGGAAACTTCCTAGAGTGGAGTCTGATCTTGCTGTGGCAAAGAAGATTACCCTCCACCATACAAAAACCATTACAGTTCTTGCATTCCATCCAACAGAGAGAACTGTGGCTGCTGGTGATGTAACTGGAAGAATCTTGATTTGGAGAGGATTCGGTACTCAAAAGTTTCTGAATCACAGTGGATCAAATaacagaatatcaatgaatgaTGGGGAAGATAAGAATGGGGTAAGGCAGAATGACGATGCTGAATCATGCTCAGCGTGGCATTGGCACTCTGCTGGAGTTTGTCTTCTATCTTTCTCTCCTGATGGAGCCTATTTGTATTCAG GGGGGAAGGAAGGAGTTCTGGTACTTTGGCAGTTGGACTCTGGAAAGAAGAAATTTTTACCGAGAATTGGATCCCCACTTTTGTACTTCATTGAATCTCCAGATCCTTCGCTTTCCCTG ATATCTTGTGCTGATAACCAAATTCATATGCTGAAGACCCCTTCAATGGAAATAATCAAATCCATCTCAGGCATCAAG CCCCCTTTATCTTATCAAGAAATATGCGAGAGTTTTTCTGGCAAAGCTGCTTTTGACTGCACTTCTGGTTTAGTGGCTGTACAGACAGAGAACTACGGCATACAATTCTACAGCTTGTTTGCTAATCGTGGAGTTTATGAG GTTCAAGTTTGTGAAAGAAACCACCAACCCGTTGATGAGGTCACG GTGGCAGTGACTTTGGTGGAGCTGTCAGGTGATGGTTCTATTATGGGTACTGTTGAAATTAAGCTTCCTGAAGAAGGAGTAGGAGGCCTTGTATCTTTgaaattttgggatttggattcAGATACCAAAAGATTTTCAGTATCCACCGTTATTTATGAACCTCACAG GGATGCTCATATTTCTGCTATTGCTTTTCATCCAACCCGTCGTATGGCTGTGAGTTCATCTTATGGTGGAGATTTCAAG ATATGGGTCTGCAAGGAAGGAGATATTCAGCAGAAAGGCCAGGCACTTCAGAATTCTGGTTGGATGTGCCATGCTGTTGGATCATACAA GAATAAAGCAATGAGGGCTGCTACCTTTTCAGCCGATGGTTCTGTTCTGGCTGTTGCAGCAGACACTGTTATTACTTTGTGGGACCCTGATAAGAATGTGCTTATGGCTGTTGTAGGGGAGACCCCAACG CCAATTGTCAGCCTCGCCTTTGCTGGAAAGTCTGAGTATCTCTTGTCTGTTTCGCATGGTTTAAAACCACAACTGTCTGTTTGGAGTATGTCAAAGTTAGCTATGGCTTGGTCATACCGGCTTCAAATAGAAG CTGTTTCCTCGGCAATAGATTCATCGTATTTTGCTATCCTTGCTCTCCTTCCCGAATCAAATGAGCGTGCATTTAAAGGCAATGGAATAATCTTATTGTTCAATGCAACAGATCCCATTCCCGTGGCTTCCATGTCTGTAACGAAG GCTAAGGGAGGAGGACTTGCATTTTTGAAAGGCGATCTGTCTGAACGAGCAGTTATTGATGGAAAAACGTCGCAGACACTGCTTGTATATATAAACGGAGATCGTGAATATGTCATCTTCGATCCGTACGACAAAGAAGGTCACAAACTCAGCATAATTAGGCAGGATGTTGCACTAGAAGAAACAG GACAATTTGGATATTCTTCCATTTATGGAGAGTTACCCAAGTTTGATTTGCAAAAGGACAAGGCCGCGTCAGTTATGTCTACGGCATCAGAGCGGCCTTGGGAAACCATATTTACTGGTTCAACACACATGTTGCCACCCCTCACAAAACTGTGTTCAGTGTTTTTGGAGTCTCTGCTGGAGAAAAGAACAGCTCTTGCAGAATGA
- the LOC130983799 gene encoding probable receptor-like serine/threonine-protein kinase At5g57670 codes for MKYIRTSSLKRLFSLKRRSFGDQSLSRSGSTGGENLYKGSDTVLLPHEQHCSPRPSWKCFSYEELFDATNGFSSENLVGKGGYAEVYKGTLKDGEEIAVKRLTRTCRDERKEKEFLTEIGTIGHVHHNNVLPLLGCCIDNGLYLVFMLSTRGSVASLLHDEKLDTLDWKTRHKIAVGTARGLHYLHKGCKRRIIHRDIKASNILLTEDFEPQISDFGLAKWLPSQWSHHSIGPIEGTFGHLAPEYYLHGVVDEKTDVFAFGVFLLELISGRKPVDGSHQSLHTWAKPILKKGEEEKLVDPRLEGEYDGGELKRLAFAASLCIRASSIWRPTMTQVLEVMEEGEIDKEKWKMPEEEEEEDEEEEFWGFDDLEYEYDTSLSMSLPDSTASTYI; via the exons ATGAAATACATTCGGACCAGCAGCTTGAAGAGGCTCTTCTCTCTGAAAAGGCGTAGTTTTGGAGACCAATCTCTGAGCCGGAGCGGTTCAACCGGTGGTGAAAACTTATATAAGGGCTCAGATACTGTTCTTCTTCCACATGAACAACATTGTTCACCAAGACCCTCTTGGAAGTGCTTCTCCTATGAAGAACTTTTTGATGCCACCAATGGTTTCAGCTCAG AGAATTTGGTTGGAAAAGGAGGGTATGCAGAGGTATACAAGGGAACACTGAAGGATGGAGAGGAGATTGCAGTGAAGAGGCTCACAAGAACTTGCAGAGATGagaggaaagagaaagagtttcTAACAGAGATTGGTACAATCGGCCATGTCCACCATAACAATGTTTTGCCTCTTCTTGGTTGCTGTATTGACAATGGCCTTTACCTTGTTTTCATGCTATCTACCAGAGGCTCTGTTGCATCCCTTCTTCAtg ATGAAAAGTTGGATACTTTGGATTGGAAAACAAGGCATAAGATAGCTGTTGGAACTGCACGTGGCCTCCATTACTTGCACAAAGGTTGCAAGAGAAGGATAATCCACCGAGACATTAAGGCATCAAATATTCTTTTGACAGAAGATTTTGAACCTCAG ATATCTGATTTTGGATTAGCAAAATGGCTTCCATCTCAATGGAGTCATCATTCAATTGGCCCAATAGAAGGGACATTTGG TCATTTGGCACCAGAATACTATCTGCATGGAGTTGTGGATGAGAAGACAGATGTATTTGCTTTTGGTGTGTTCTTGCTTGAACTCATTTCTGGAAGAAAACCGGTTGATGGCTCTCACCAAAGCTTGCATACTTGG GCAAAACCAATATTGAAGAAAGGGGAGGAAGAGAAGCTTGTGGATCCAAGGCTTGAAGGGGAGTATGATGGAGGAGAGTTAAAGAGACTTGCCTTTGCAGCATCCTTGTGCATTCGGGCTTCTTCAATTTGGCGACCAACCATGACTCAG GTATTAGAGGTAATGGAAGAGGGTGAAATTGACAAAGAGAAATGGAAAATgccagaggaagaagaagaggaagatgaagaggaagagttttggggttttgatgaTCTTGAATATGAATATGACACTTCATTATCAATGTCACTACCTGATTCCACTGCAAGTACATATATTTAG